A part of Gallus gallus isolate bGalGal1 chromosome 36 unlocalized genomic scaffold, bGalGal1.mat.broiler.GRCg7b 36_unloc2, whole genome shotgun sequence genomic DNA contains:
- the LOC124417571 gene encoding leucine-rich repeat extensin-like protein 5, producing MALPHSGDSAPHLWVPPHICVPAPHLWVCPTSMGPTPHLWACPTSMGPTPHLWVCPSSMGPTPHLWVCSTSMGPLLIYGSHPSSVGLPHIYGSQPTSMGLPHIYGSQPTSMGLPHIYGSHPTSMGLPHIYGSQCVPMGLPHIHGSQRVPMGLPYIYGSQCVPMGLPHIYGSQRVPMGPTSMGPPHTYGSQRVPMGPNMSLWAPHLWVRPTLMGPTHRKSLWNRFYSPPPPKFTQNWGKNTQKNPTKYPKVQKWPQIRHPDNNVGLCPTSGGLSPPKWGSVPHSSKLSPKVGLCAPQVWVCAP from the exons atggctctgccccacagtgGTGActctgccccac atctatgggtcCCACCCCACATCTGTGTGCctgccccacatctatgggtctgccccacatctatgggtcccaccccacatctatgggcctgccccacatctatgggtcccaccccacatctatgggtcTGCCCCTCATCTATGGGTCCCACCCCACATCTGTGGGTCTGCTCCACATCTATGGGTCCGCTCCTCATCTATGGGTCCCATCCCTCATCTGTGGGTCTGCCCCACATCTACGGGTCCCAGCCCACATCTATGGGtctgccccacatctatgggtcCCAGCCCACATCTATGGGtctgccccacatctatgggtcCCAC cccacatctatgggtctgccccacatctatgggtcccaatgtgtccctatgggtctgcCCCACATCCATGGGTCCCaacgtgtccctatgggtctgcCCTAcatctatgggtcccaatgtgtccctatgggtctgccccacatctatgggtcCCAACGTGTCCCTATGGgccccacatctatgggtccaccccacacttatgggtcccaacgtgtccctatgggtcccaataTGTCCCTATGGgccccacatctatgggtcCGCCCCACACTTATGGGTCCCACACACCGGAAATCGCTTTGGAATCgtttttattccccccccccccccaaattcacacaaaattggggaaaaaacacccaaaaaaaccccacaaaataCCCCAAAGTGCAGAAATGGCCCCAAATCCGCCACCCCGACAACAAtgtggggctctgccccacaaGTGGGGGTCTGAGCCCCCCCAAGTGGGGgtctgtgccccatagcagcaaGCTTAGCCCCAAAGTGGGGCTCTGTGCCCCCCAAGTGTGggtctgtgccccatag
- the LOC107050692 gene encoding serine/threonine-protein kinase TAO2 isoform X1, translating to MFYGGKHSNEKWRDIVREVRLLQRLSHPHTVRGKGAFLRGHCVWIAMEYCVGSAADLLQPHQPPLTEVEIAAIVHGALHGLAYLHRVHVIHRDVKAANVLLSPRGRIKLSDFGSAAHSASACSFVGTPYWMAPEVILAMDEGHYDGRADVWALGITCIELAERKPPLFALNAMAALYHIAQSCAPQLQGERWSEPFRSFVQCCLQRAPQLRPHSQLLLQHDFVVGERPQGTMAALIRRALGADDDDDDDVGGAAPQVEEQQEDPDLPHEPTTTHEEIVDHVTPVGHVTHVGPPADGTREEHACPEHATTHVEDTEDTEHVKTRVGSTEHAGTRVTHGDPVTHTPHVSDVGHTEHGTGVEHVTARAEHTGTRVTHADDATGVERVTQMGHTEHTEHGTREEHAEAHAEHTGTRVTGTEHVAHAPRVTYVGHTEHGTHAEHAGTRVTRADHVTDTDHMTHTPHVTHVGHTEHRTRLEHATEHTGTRMTHSDHMTHTPHVTHTPHTTHVGHTEHVTCLEHATEHRGTRVTPTPHVTHMGHTEDVTRLQHATEHLGTRVTPSDHVTHADHVTRAPHVTHTCAPPTADHASTRVSPAGHVTPAAAHASTRVWVCVACAALLLPLAPRIGLGLLALWGAAHLWGGDDVWGRAALWGREALWGRATLWGREALWGRANLWGRGTLWGRADLWGREALWVAVGLLWGSAGLLWGAAGPLWVAVGLLWGAGGVLWGAVGPLWGAVELLWGAVGVLWAAMGPLWGAAGVLWGAVGPLWGTMGLLWGAATLLWGSSAPLWGTAGLLWGAVALLWGSAGPLWGRGGPLWGRSGPLWGAVGLLWGAVALLWGAAGPLWGAVEALWGAVGPLWGAVGALGALAALRPHTSPPLPHGAAVLLPAAMLLAAPYLFLPLYLLAAAILGRRRPEVWGGGAEVWGGGREGRAGGGPEARRKTPEAWSGGGPEVRRSGEAEARGKAPEAWRGGGGGGPEVRAVGPEAWAKKPEAWAKKKPEVWGGAQRLWLRFLLRLPPHIFAAVSALGFASERRLFRLFPRAKPGPGRSAPLLPAPHLRSRLPVPAAPPGSPRPPPSLPARLRALLWGGSASLWGRLTPLWGRLAPLWGRSASPLWGTALWGRSASLRGRLAPLWGRLASLWGRALRFWGGTPPLWGRTPPLWGRGPKRPLWGPAPSSPPSRIPRLAPRRPTAPRPVAVAPKVGGSGGGAPPRCPTRRPWR from the exons CGTGGGTTCGGCTGCCGATCTGCTGCAGC ctcaTCAGCCGCCGCTGACGGAGGTGGAGATCGCAGCCATCGTCCATGGGGCGCTGCACGGCCTGGCCTACCTGCACCGCGTCCACGTCATACACAg agacGTGAAGGCCGCCAACGTTCTGCTGTCCCCGCGGGGCCGCATCAAACTCAGCGACTTCGGCTCAGCCGCACACAGCGCCTCGGCCTGCAGCTTCGTGGGCACCCCGTACTG GATGGCCCCGGAGGTGATCCTGGCCATGGATGAAGGCCATTACGATGGGAGGGCGGACGTGTGGGCGTTGGGGATCACCTGCATTGAGCTCG cggaGCGGAAGCCGCCGCTGTTTGCGCTGAACGCGATGGCCGCACTGTACCACATCGCACAGAGCTGcgccccacagctgcagggagagcgCTG GTCAGAGCCGTTCCGCAGCTTcgtgcagtgctgcctgcagagggCGCCGCAGCTGCGGCCCCActcacagctcctcctgcag CACGACTTCGTGGTGGGGGAGCGGCCGCAGGGGACGATGGCGGCTCTGATCCGCAGAGCTTTGGGGGcggacgacgacgacgacgacgacgtGGGGGGCGCTGCCCCACAAGTG gaggagcagcaggaggacccGGATCTGCCCCACGAACCCACGACAACACATGAAGAGATCGTGGATCACGTGACACCTGTGGGTCACGTGACACACGTGGGACCCCCGGCAGATGGAACACGTGAAGAACACGCGTGTCCGGAACACGCAACAACACACGTGGAGGACACGGAGGACACGGAACACGTGAAAACACGCGTGGGGAGCACGGAACATGCAGGAACACGCGTGACGCACGGAGATCCCGTGACCCACACCCCACACGTGAGCGATGTGGGGCACACGGAACACGGAACCGGCGTGGAACACGTAACGGCACGCGCAGAACATACGGGAACACGCGTGACACACGCAGATGACGCGACAGGCGTGGAACGCGTGACACAGATGGGGCACACAGAGCACACGGAACACGGAACACGTGAAGAACACGCGGAGGCACACGCAGAACATACAGGAACACGCGTGACGGGCACGGAACACGTCGCACACGCCCCACGCGTGACATACGTGGGGCACACGGAACACGGAACACATGCAGAACATGCAGGGACACGCGTGACGCGCGCAGATCATGTGACAGACACAGATCACATGACCCACACCCCACACGTGACCCATGTGGGGCACACGGAACACAGAACACGCTTAGAACACGCAACAGAACATACAGGAACACGCATGACGCATTCAGATCACATGACCCACACCCCACACGTGACCCACACCCCACACACAACCCATGTGGGGCACACGGAACATGTAACATGCCTAGAACACGCAACAGAACATAGAGGAACACGCgtgacccccaccccacacgTAACCCATATGGGGCACACGGAAGACGTAACACGCCTACAACACGCAACAGAACATCTAGGAACACGCGTGACACCCTCAGATCACGTGACACACGCAGATCACGTGACCCGCGCCCCACACGTGACCCACACGTGCGCTCCCCCCACGGCCGACCACGCCAGCACACGCGTGTCGCCGGCAGGTCACGTGACCCCGGCGGCAGCACACGCCAGCACACGCGTGTGGGTCTGTGTTGCGTGCGCAGCGCTGCTCCTCCCGCTGGCCCCACGGATCGGCCTCGGCCTCCTCGCGCTGTGGGGCGCAGCCCATCTATGGGGCGGAGACGATGTATGGGGCAGGGCcgcgctgtggggcagggaggcgctatggggcagggccacgctgtggggcagggaggcgctatggggcagagccaacctatggggcagggggacgctatggggcagagccgatctatggggcagggaggcgCTGTGGGTCgccgtggggctgctgtggggcagcgcggggctccTGTGGGGCGCAGCGGGGCCGCTGTGGGTCgccgtggggctgctgtggggcgcCGGCGGGGTCCTGTGGGGCGCcgtggggccgctatggggcgcCGTCGAGTTGCTATGGGGCGCCGTGGGGGTCCTCTGGGCCGCcatggggccgctatggggcgcGGCGGGGGTTCTGTGGGGCGCCGTGGGGCCGCTGTGGGGCACaatggggctgctatggggcgccGCCAcgctgctgtggggcagttCGGCACCGCTGTGGGGCACAGcggggctgctatggggcgccGTcgcgttgctatggggcagcgcggggcctctatggggcagaggcgggccgctatggggcagaagCGGGCCGCTGTGGGGCgccgtggggctgctgtggggcgcCGTGGCGCTGCTgtggggcgcggcggggccgctGTGGGGCGCGGTGGAGGCGCTGTGGGGCGCcgtggggccgctatggggcgcCGTGGGGGCTCTGGGGGCCCTGGCCGCCCTCCggccccacacatccccccctctgccccacggcgccgccgtgctgctgcccgccGCCATGTTGTTGGCCGCGCCGTACCTCTTCCTGCCCCTCTACCTCCTGGCGGCCGCCATTTTGGGCCGGAGAAGGCCGGAAGTGTGGGGCGGGGGAGCGGAAgtgtggggcggggggcgggaAGGGAGGGCCGGAGGAGGGCCGGAAGCGAGGCGCAAGACGCCGGAAGCGTGGTCCGGCGGCGGGCCGGAAGTGCGGCGCAGCGGGGAGGCGGAAGCGCGAGGCAAAGCGCCGGAAGCGtggcgcggcggcggcggcggcgggccggAAGTGCGGGCCGTCGGGCCGGAAGCGTGGGCCAAGAAACCGGAAGCGTGGGCCAAGAAGAAGCCGGAAGTGTGGGGCGGAGCGCAGCGGTTATGGCTGCGTTTCCTCCTCCGCCTCCCGCCCCACATCTTCGCCGCCGTCTCCGCGTTGGGTTTCGCCTCCGAGCGCCGCCTCTTCCGCCTTTTCCCCCGGGCCAAACCCGGGCCGGGCCGTTCCGCTCCGCTCCTCCCCGCCCCACATCTCCGCTCCCGTCTCCCcgtccccgccgccccccccggttccccccgcccccctccgtCGCTCCCGGCCCGGCTCCGAGCGCTGCTGTGGGGCGGGTCGGCCTCGCTATGGGGCAGGCTGaccccgctatggggcaggtTGGCCCCGCTATGGGGCCGGTCGGCCTCCCCGCTATGGGGCacggcgctatggggcaggtcGGCTTCTCTACGGGGCAGGCTGGCCCCGCTGTGGGGCAGGTTGGcctcgctatggggcagagccctcCGCTTCTGGGGCGGAACCcccccgctatggggcagaaCCCCCccgctgtggggcagagggccGAAGAGGCCGCTATGGGGCCcggccccctcctcccccccttcccGCAtcccccgcctcgccccacgGCGCCCCACCGCCCCCCGGCCCGTGGCGGTCGCCCCCAAAGTTGGGGGGAGCGGAGGGGGGgcgccgccgcgctgccccaCGAGGAGACCGTGGAGGTGA